In Risungbinella massiliensis, the genomic stretch TTATCAAAAGCTGTCTCAAAGACAACGTGCAAATTATACCGCCTATCTAGACATAGGTCGGTACCAGATTTTATCTATCTCGCCAGAACTCTTCTTTCATCTAGAAGGAAACAAGATTACAACTAAGCCGATGAAAGGAACGGCACAACGCGGTCGGTATGGGATCGAAGACCAAATGATAAAGGACCAGCTACGGAGCTCAGAAAAAGAAAGAGCAGAAAACGTGATGATCGTGGATTTGATCCGGAACGATTTAGGGAGAATTGCAAAAACAGGAAGTGTTTCGGTACCAAAGATTTTTGAGGTTGAAACATACCCAACCGTTCATCAGATGACCTCTACCGTCACAGCAGAACTCTCTGAAAAGACAGGTTTCGTGGAGATATTACGAGCACTTTTTCCTTGTGGCTCCATCACAGGTGCACCTAAAGTAAGTACGATGAAGTGGATTGCAAATTTAGAGGTTTCTCCACGCGAGATTTATTGTGGCACGATTGGTTATCTAACCCCAAAAGGGGAGGCAATTTTTAATATTCCGATTCGAACCGTTTTGATCGACTCCCATACAAACAAAGCGATTTATGGTGTTGGAGGCGGTGTCACGTGGGATTCGACCTCAGAAGGAGAATACGAGGAAGCATTTTCAAAAGCTAGATTTTTAGTAGAGGAGCAACCAGTTTTTTCTTTATTAGAAAGTATTCGTTTAGAAAATGCTAATTACTCACTATTAAGTGCTCATATGACGAGAATGAGCGAGTCTGCTCACTATTTTGGTTTTCCTTTTGATCGTAGTAGGGTGGAAGAGGCTTTAGAGGAGTTTCGTCTACAAAAACAACAAGGTGTTTATAAAGTAAGGGTGTTATCTAGACCGGATGGTAGCGTGGGAGTAGAGGGAGAAAAAATTTTCGATGAAAACGAACCTGTTCTGGCTCGTCTAGCAAAGGAGCCAATTGACTCGTCTAATCGCTTTTTATTTCATAAGACAACCAATAGGGAGATTTATGATTTTCACCGAAAACAGTTATCCGATGACGAATATGATGTCCTACTTTGGAATGAGAACGGAGAACTGACTGAATTTACGATAGGCAATCTCGTGATGGAAATCAACGGAAAGAAGTGGACGCCAAAACAAAACGCTGGATTGCTCGCAGGAACATTTCGTCAACAATTGTTGGAACGTGGAGAGATAGAAGAGTGTCATTTGACTATAGACGATCTCAAAAAGACGGAGAAAATCTGGCACATTAACAGTGTGCGTGGTTGGATCGAGGTTCAACTTATTATATAGATAATGAAGAGAGTCCTAGCACAAAAAGTAGTGTAAGGACTCTTTTGTTAGGTTTTTGGTGATCACTTGATTGATTTTGGAAATAATTTTCTTGTTTATGTTTCTGACCGAAGCGTTTTCCCAAGCTCATCGCTTAGACCAAAGTAGTGACGGAAGTTGTAAATGAGTGGATTCCATTTTTTGGGGTCAATGTGATTCTCCCCAATCACGATCTCTTCATGTGCATGGACACGTACAGCTTGTGTCTCGACAATTGCAAAATCAGGGGAATAATCAGGAATACGAATGTGCTGAATCTTTGCTTCAATTTGGATTGGGCACTCGATAATTCGGGTAGGCTTAATTATTTTGGATTCAGCAGGAGTTAGTCCACATAGATCATATTTGTTTTTTTGATAGGTGTACCCTAGCCGCTTTTTATACTCTGGAACAGGGGTTTTTCCAGTGTAGGGAGCTAATTTTTCGACGTTCTCCCACAAGGAGGCGTCGGGTATATTCAACACACACTCCTGCTCGCGTTGTATATTTTCTATTGCTTTTCCACCGAGTCCAATTCCTAAAATAATATTATCCCCCAAAGCCCATGACGAAGAAATAGGTGTGATATTGCTAGTTTGATCTTCGTTTAATGTGGTCAATAAAATGACAGGAGTCCCATAGTATAAGATTTTTGGTTTGATTATTTGGCTTTTTGGCAGTTGTTGTAACTCGTTCATGATAACTCTCCTCATCTGTATTTTCTTTTTTAGTGTAAGATATAAACAATTCGACTGTCATCGAAATATGGATTACACAAATGGGGGATTAACATGAACACAAATACAAATATAACAATGGTTGCTACTCTGGTGAGTGATACTTCTAGAGCTGCGATGTTAACCATTTTGATGGATGGTAGATTCCACCCGGCAAGTGAATTAGCATATATGGCTGGGGTCAAACCTCAGACAGCTAGTTTTCATCTAACCAAAATGGTTCAAGCAGATATCGTAACTGTAGAAAAACAAGGTAGGCATCGATATTATGGCATTCGAAATTCAGAAGTAGCCCAAGTGATGGAACAATTACTAGCCATAGCTCCACCAATGGAAATCAGATCATTAAAACAATCTTCAGAAGACAAAGCAGTTCGTTTTGCTAGAACTTGCTATGATCATCTCGCTGGGAATGTAGGAGTACAACTGACTAATTCTCTTCTTCAGATGGGTGTAATATACGAAGAAGAAAAAGACTTTCTTGTTTCGGAGAAAGGGAAGGACTTCTTTGGCGATTTCCAAATCAATATTTCGCAAATAAAGAAAAAACGACGATCTTTTGCAACGAAGTGTCTAGATTGGAGTGAACGACGACATCACTTAGCTGGCTCTTTAGGAAATGCACTTTTGGAGCGGCTATTGGAGTTAAACTGGCTAGAACGTATACCAAAAACAAGGGCAATCCAAATAACTTCGGAAGGGAAGAAGGGACTGAAAGAAACGTTTTCTATTGATTTATAATCTAGATAGATATGCTTAGATTTAGAGGTTTTATCAACAGACAAAAAATTAGTTAATTTTCTTTTTGGATCAAAGGGAGAAGGCGAATGGGACCCATCGAGGAGCAGTGGACATCACAAATAAAACCCTAATGAATAAATCGATCATTAGGGTTTTGGATAGAAATATGGAGATTAATTATCTAACTGAGTGAGAATAATCGGCTTATCTTCTGTTACGACGATAGTATGTTCATATTGTGCTACTAAGCTCTGATCAGGTGTAATAAATGTCCAACCATCGCCTGATTCGATGACATGGTCTGCTTTCATTGAGATAAATGGCTCTACAGCTAATACGTGCCCTTTTTTTAGGAGAGATTTATCTTGTGGTTCGTAGTAGTTCAGAATATGAGTAGGTGGTTCATGGAGACTTCGTCCAATACCATGTCCTGTCAAGTTTTGAATTACTTCAAATCCTCTTTTTCGAGCTAAGATTTCTACTGCTTTTCCGATCTGGTTTTTCTTTGCGCCAGCTTTTATTTTTTTCATGGCTTCAAAGAAAGCATCCTCAGCGCATTGGCATAGTTGTTCTAACAGTTCATTTTGTTTCCCTACCACAAAGGAGACACCTGTGTCAGCATAATATCCATCTAACACAGCAGAGATATCCACGTTAACCAGATCACCATCTTCCATGCTTCGATCACTTGGAATTCCGTGTGCTACTTCTTGATTAATGCTAATACAAGTGATTCCAGGAAATTGGTACATGACATAAGGAGCAGATTCAGCACCA encodes the following:
- the map gene encoding type I methionyl aminopeptidase, whose protein sequence is MICINKIYIYVLTLNLKAGILLIIQNQEELAGLRKIGQVVAKAREEMKAQAKPGMSTKQLDLIGKQVLDHYGAESAPYVMYQFPGITCISINQEVAHGIPSDRSMEDGDLVNVDISAVLDGYYADTGVSFVVGKQNELLEQLCQCAEDAFFEAMKKIKAGAKKNQIGKAVEILARKRGFEVIQNLTGHGIGRSLHEPPTHILNYYEPQDKSLLKKGHVLAVEPFISMKADHVIESGDGWTFITPDQSLVAQYEHTIVVTEDKPIILTQLDN
- a CDS encoding ArsR/SmtB family transcription factor; the encoded protein is MNTNTNITMVATLVSDTSRAAMLTILMDGRFHPASELAYMAGVKPQTASFHLTKMVQADIVTVEKQGRHRYYGIRNSEVAQVMEQLLAIAPPMEIRSLKQSSEDKAVRFARTCYDHLAGNVGVQLTNSLLQMGVIYEEEKDFLVSEKGKDFFGDFQINISQIKKKRRSFATKCLDWSERRHHLAGSLGNALLERLLELNWLERIPKTRAIQITSEGKKGLKETFSIDL
- the pabB gene encoding aminodeoxychorismate synthase component I; amino-acid sequence: MASKPFLYFQYQTSSGTIEPLAFSNPQKIWEVHTLDQIIPVLHEVQAYVKKGYYAAGYLSYEAAPAFDSAFQVRSGATIPLLWFAIFDEPSRKKLLPTECSFHATDWEPDIRKEQYESAIKSIHSAIHQGDTYQVNYTMRLLANMEGDPFTFYQKLSQRQRANYTAYLDIGRYQILSISPELFFHLEGNKITTKPMKGTAQRGRYGIEDQMIKDQLRSSEKERAENVMIVDLIRNDLGRIAKTGSVSVPKIFEVETYPTVHQMTSTVTAELSEKTGFVEILRALFPCGSITGAPKVSTMKWIANLEVSPREIYCGTIGYLTPKGEAIFNIPIRTVLIDSHTNKAIYGVGGGVTWDSTSEGEYEEAFSKARFLVEEQPVFSLLESIRLENANYSLLSAHMTRMSESAHYFGFPFDRSRVEEALEEFRLQKQQGVYKVRVLSRPDGSVGVEGEKIFDENEPVLARLAKEPIDSSNRFLFHKTTNREIYDFHRKQLSDDEYDVLLWNENGELTEFTIGNLVMEINGKKWTPKQNAGLLAGTFRQQLLERGEIEECHLTIDDLKKTEKIWHINSVRGWIEVQLII
- a CDS encoding flavin reductase family protein encodes the protein MNELQQLPKSQIIKPKILYYGTPVILLTTLNEDQTSNITPISSSWALGDNIILGIGLGGKAIENIQREQECVLNIPDASLWENVEKLAPYTGKTPVPEYKKRLGYTYQKNKYDLCGLTPAESKIIKPTRIIECPIQIEAKIQHIRIPDYSPDFAIVETQAVRVHAHEEIVIGENHIDPKKWNPLIYNFRHYFGLSDELGKTLRSET